A segment of the Marinomonas posidonica IVIA-Po-181 genome:
TTTGAGCACGGCGACCGTCCTCAAAACTGGGGGATACCGGTCGTTTCGCCAAGACATTCTCAATGAACGCCGTTAGCTGTAGGTTATAAGCCGCGCCATAGCGATCAGTAAAGAAGTTAAACAATGGATCTTTCACACCTGTCGTATCCGTGTTGTAACGCACGACCGAGGTGGGTGTTTGATTGTCAGAAATCACCATACCTTCCGAACCAAACACTTCGACGCGTTGATCATAACCATAGCTTGCACGACGGGAACCATTGATGTGAATTAGGCGACCAGATTGGCTCCTCATATTGATCATGACACTATCAACGTCACCAATTTCAGTGATTTTTTCGTCCACCAAGGCACTACCAAAAGCTTGGATTTCAACGACTTCTTCAGCCAGAATAAAACGTGCCATGTCAAAATCATGAATGATCATGTCACGGAAAATACCACCAGAAGACTTCAGATACTCAACAGGTGCCATACCTGGGTCGCGGCTGCTGATGATGACTTGCTCTAGTTTTCCGACACTTCCGTCATGAGCCGCTTTTGCTGCTGTACTATGGCTTGGATCGAAACGACGGTTAAAACCAATTTGAATCGGCACATCGCAATCTTTGATCTCTTCCATACAAGCATTAACGGTAGCTGTATTCAAATCAATCGGCTTCTCACAGAGAATTGCTTTACCCGCTTTCGCCGCTTTGATAATCAGCTCCACATGCGTGTCTGTGCTGGTCGCAATCAACACCGCATCCACTTCTGGGTCCGCCAACGCATCGTCTACACTCTCCGCGACTTTGGCTCCTGTGGCTTTTGCGACTTCCTGTGCGGCCGGAGCATGCACATCATAAACGTATTTCAAATTTGAATGTACGAACGCCTGAAGGTTTTGCGCATGCATCTTGCCAATACGACCCGCACCAAATAAAGCAAAATTCAACATTGTGAAATCCTTATGTTATTTTTATTCAATCAACCATTGGTTACTTTTTTATCCCGTTCTATGATCCACTCATGGTCGGGGTCATTATGAAAGATCCAGTTACGACTGGGGCCGGCCATGACATTCAAATAGTAAGACTGATAGCCGTGAGGAACACCCACAGGATGGTAGCCCTCTGGCACCATAACCAAGTCCCCATCTTCCACCGCCATGGTTTCATCAATACTGCGATCATCTGTATAGACGCGCTGGAAAGCAAAACCTTGAGGCGGATCTATTTTGTGATAATAGGTTTCTTCCAACTGCGTTTCCGCTGGTGCTGCGTCAGTGTCGTGTTTGTGAGGCGGATAACTTGACCAGCCACCACTTGGAGTAATCACTTCACACACCAACAAACTGTCGGCAGGCTCATTACCAAACAAAATGTTGCACACGTGTCGAGTATTACTAGCGACGCCGCGGGTTTCGTACTGACACTGTTCAGGGCGAATCAACTTAGCCGCATGGCCACCCTTGCCTGGCGCTTTACAAAACGCCACTTCCACATCGGTCAACGCCTCAATACAAATTTCATCTTGAGCAGGCGCATACACCGCATAAGGGGCTTTTTGATCAAACACACTCATGCGATCGCCTATATCGTGCCAAGATGCTTGTTGTGTCTTAGCATTCGCTTTACCACTTAAAATGACCGCGCAGACTTCATCATCTTCCGTAGCAAGGGTGACCGTTTCACCTACGTTAAGCTGATGCGCCTCAAAGCCGACGTATTGCCAATTGGCACTGACTGGTGTCACTAACTGGGTTTGTGACTGTCCAGCTAGTTGGCGCTTTTTACTGAGTAAACGTGACATAGTGCTTCACCTCGAAAAACATTACTTCATGGTTGGCATAGAGAATTAGTGAATTGAACATAATGCCCCTCTCTTAAAATGGTCAATTTGCTAAACGGAACGCCCCATAAGGCGCGCTCCATTTTTCACATCGTATTTGTTTAAATCTTGAAACCAACTTGTTCTAAGTGACTCGACAAGTACTGATATCCCATGGTCGCGTAGGTCAATGGATGCGCAATCGCAGGATCCTGCTCCGCCTCCACGACAATCCAACCTTGATAATTGACCGCGTTTAACACGTCAAAAATCGGTGTGTAATCAATGCAGCCATCACCAGGTACGGTATAAACACCATCCAATACAGCGTTTAGAAACGCACTATCCCGATTTAAATTTTCTCGTAAAATGGTAGGACGGACATCTTTACAATGAACATGAACAATGCGTTTTGCGTGTTTCTTTGCCATTTCCAAAGGGTTACCACCCGCAAAGGTGATGTGCCCTGTATCCAATAAAAGCCCCACATTGTCGCTCGTCATGGCCATTAACTTGTCCACTTCTTCGGCCGTTTCAATCACGGTTCCCATATGGTGGTGGTAGGCTAATTTAACCCCCTGCTCCGCCATATAATCCGCCACTTGGGTGATACGCTGCGCGTATTCCGCCCATTGCGCTTCTGTCATACCGGGTCGCTGAGATAATGGCACTGACTGATCCCCGTGGATGCAATTAGTCACTTCGGCAAACACCATGACCTTGGCACCAAGGGTTTTCAATAAGGTCAAATGGTCTTGCATGGCGGCAATTTCTTCTTCCGCACTGCGCTTCATTAATCGCGCGCTGTACCAGCCAGAAACCAGATCCAAATCATGCTCTTTCAAAATGGGCCCGAGCACGGCAGGGTCTCGTGGAAATTTATTACCTAATTCGACGCCACTGTAGCCAGCTTGACGCGCTTCCGTCAGACACACTTCAAGAGGTGTATCGGCGCCTAAAGATGGCAGATCATCGTTGGTCCAAGTCAACGGATTAATGCCAATTCGAACCTTAGAAGCCGTGACTGCATTGTTATTTTTATTCATTTGATTACTTCCCGATTTGATTGCTTCCCAAACTGTCGCAATGAATTAATAAGGCTGTTTCCGCTTCGCTTCTTGATAGCCTTGATGTGCCTCCCACACCTGTTGTCGGCTAGATACTTCTGGCACAGCCACATCCCACCATGCACCACCCTCTTCCGTGCTAGGCATAGGATCCGTATCAATGGCGATCAGATAGGTTTTCTGACTGGCTCGAGCACGTTGTAATGCGGTTTCTAATTCGGCCAAACAAGCGACCTGCTCAGAGTCAGCCCCCAAGGCTTTGGCATGCGCCGCAAAATCAGTTTTTGGCGCCCCCGCTTCGACCGTATGACAGTCTTGTAGCAGGTTGTTAAAAGGTTCACCACCACAAGCATTTTGTAAACGATTGATGCAGGCATAACCACGATTATCCAAAACCACTATCGTGAGTTTTAGACCCAGCATTACCGACGTGGCGATTTCGGAATTCAGCATTAAATAACTACCGTCGCCTACCATAATGATGACATCTCGCTCTGGCGTGGCCATTTTTACGCCCAAACCACCAGCAATTTCATACCCCATGCAAGAAAATCCGTACTCTAGGTGATAACCCAAGTCATCTGAGGTACGCCACAATTTATGCAATTCTCCGGGTAGACCTCCTGCCGCTTGTACTATCGTCGTATTGGCTTGCGCTTGACGGTTAATCACCCCAATGACATTGGCATCGGTAGGCAAATAAGCCGAATCATTGGCTTGTGATGGCAAAGCTGTGGCCTTATCCACTGCAGCCAACCAAGCGTTATTCCATTTTGTAACCTGCGTTTGCCAAGCCGAATCGCTGTGCCATTGCGTCAACTGTGATTCAAGTTCCTGCAAGGTGGTTTTCGCGTCACCCACCAAGGGCAAAGCATTGTGCTTTTCGGCATCAAAGGGCGCACTATTGAGGCTCAACAAGGTACAATCTGGATTGGCAAACAAGGTACGTGATGCGGACGTAAAATCTTGCAAACGTGTCCCCACCGCCATCACCAAATCCGCTTCTTGCGCGGCAGCGTTGGCGGCACTGGAACCGGTTACTCCAACCGCCCCCAAATGCCACGGGTGATCCCAAGGCAAAGCTCCCTTACCGGCTTGAGTTTCACACGCTGGTATACAGTGCGTTTCCACAAAAGCTTGGATTTCTGGTAAAGCTTGGCTGTAATGCACGCCTCCCCCTAACACCATCAAGGGTTTCTTAGCTTGCTTAAGCGCCTCAATGGCCTCAGACAATTGTTGCAAGTCAGCGCGATTACGACGCAGACCATGTACCTTCTTAGTAAAAAAACTAACAGGATAATCGTACGCCATGGTCTGAACATCTTGTGGCAACGCCAGAGTGGCTGGGCCACAAGAAATGGGATCCAGCATGGTATTGATTGCCACGGGCAAACTGGTGATTAACTGTTCTGGCCGATTCATACGATCAAAGTAACGTGACACAGGACGAAAACAGTCATTCACTGACATGCTTGGATCATTAAAATGCTCCACCTGCTGAAGCACAGGATCTGGTGTTCGCGTCGCAAACACATCTCCAGGCAGTAACAACACTGGCAAACGATTCGCCATCGCCAACCCTGCGGCTGTCACCATGTTTAGAGCCCCCGGTCCAATCGACGTAGTGCAAGCCATTATCCGCTGACGTCTGTACTGTTTAGCAAAAGCACAGGCCGCCAATGCCATGCCTTGTTCGTTATGAGCACGAAAGGTGGTAAATTCCTCTTTCACTTGCGCTAATGCTTCACCGATGCCCGCCACATTACCGTGACCAAAAATCGCCCAAGCACCACCGAATAACGGCACTTCTTCACCGTCAATCAAGGTGTACTGCGCTTGCAAATGCTTTACCAAGGCCTGTGCCATGGTCAAACGAATTGTTTCCATTTTTTGCCTCCGTTAACAGGCGATTAAAGTGACTTTCCCGCTTCATTACGCTGACGCCAGTATTCGCTCATCTCAAGATAGTTACTCTTCACTTGAGCCACAAACTCGGCATCGTTAATGTCGTTTCTTAACCATGCCTTAGTGGGCGCCGAGAAAATCGTGCGGCCAATGGCAAACCCTTTACACACATCCTGACCGGCAGCGGCATTAAAGCCTGCTTTTAGCTCTTCTACCGGCGCATCCAACCCCAGTAGCACGACACCGCGACAATAAGGTGCACGTGCCTTGATGATGTCATCAATGTTTTGCCAAGCGGCTTTACTCGGTGAAGGTAACTTCCACCAATCGGGAAACACACCTAAATTGTAGAATCGTTCAATTGAACGAGACAAAGTCTCATCATCAAGATTCGAACCGGCCGGCGGAATAATTTCCAGTAAAAGTTCGTGGCCAGTGGTACAGCAAGCACGATAAAGATCCATGACTTTCTGTTCTTGCTCACTGCGCAAATTCACTTCGTCATCAGGGTGATAAAACACCAAGCATTTCACTATGTGATTGGCAGGCCATGTGGCAATCGCTTGACCCACATTGTTGCCTAACTCAAAGCGCAAGGGACGGCTGCTCGGCATCTCCACTGGGCGAGCAATCCAGTGATCTTTGCTGGTTATGTCATTCAAGACATCTTGTGCAAACGTGCCATCGGCTAAAATACCCGTGCCGCCAACCGTTTCGCCCAAGGTTTGTGAACCCTCACAAGCCGCCTGTAAAATCAGTTCTTTGGCTCTGCTAACACGCGAAATGGGCGCCCCAGCTTCACGACACATATCGACAAATTGACGTCTGTGATCAAATGCCAAAATACACATGTCTTGCCAATCTTTGCCTTCCCCTTGGCGTTCTATGCGCTGGGTGGTCACTCGATGCAGATAATTCAATACAGGGTCCAAATCAGGACGTGAAATGTCATCACGGTGAATCAGGTAATAATCCAATTCTTCCAGACTCGGCATGGCGGGCGCACAACCATGACGCGATACCACAATCGCCCCACATGCATTAGCATAATCACAAGCGTTTTCAGTACTTTCTTGATTGATCCAAGCTCGCAAATAACCACTCAAGAAAGCATCCCCCGCCCCCAATACATTGAGCACATCTACGGTCACGCCATAACGAGTAATGCCTTCATCCAAAGTATCCGGAATCTCACCTTTAAACACAGAACATCCCAAAGCACCGCGTTTCACGACGAGCTCAGCCGTCGAGACCTGACGAATTTGTTTCAAACACTCGATGGTATCTTCACAACCACCCGCAATGTGAAACTCCTCCTCAGTGCCAACAATCAAATCACACAAGGGTAGAATTGACATAATATGCTGCGTAACCGCTTCATCTGAGACAAAGCGATTCTCTCCTTCACCTCGGCCTGTTAAGCCCCAAAGCACAGGTCGATAGTCAATATCGATAATCACTTTGGTGTCATTGGCTTTAGCGTATTCAATGGCTTTACGAGCCGTTTTGTCCGTCGACTCTGTCGAAAAATGAG
Coding sequences within it:
- the iolG gene encoding inositol 2-dehydrogenase, which encodes MLNFALFGAGRIGKMHAQNLQAFVHSNLKYVYDVHAPAAQEVAKATGAKVAESVDDALADPEVDAVLIATSTDTHVELIIKAAKAGKAILCEKPIDLNTATVNACMEEIKDCDVPIQIGFNRRFDPSHSTAAKAAHDGSVGKLEQVIISSRDPGMAPVEYLKSSGGIFRDMIIHDFDMARFILAEEVVEIQAFGSALVDEKITEIGDVDSVMINMRSQSGRLIHINGSRRASYGYDQRVEVFGSEGMVISDNQTPTSVVRYNTDTTGVKDPLFNFFTDRYGAAYNLQLTAFIENVLAKRPVSPSFEDGRRAQILADAAQRSFDTGEKVKLTW
- the iolB gene encoding 5-deoxy-glucuronate isomerase, whose protein sequence is MSRLLSKKRQLAGQSQTQLVTPVSANWQYVGFEAHQLNVGETVTLATEDDEVCAVILSGKANAKTQQASWHDIGDRMSVFDQKAPYAVYAPAQDEICIEALTDVEVAFCKAPGKGGHAAKLIRPEQCQYETRGVASNTRHVCNILFGNEPADSLLVCEVITPSGGWSSYPPHKHDTDAAPAETQLEETYYHKIDPPQGFAFQRVYTDDRSIDETMAVEDGDLVMVPEGYHPVGVPHGYQSYYLNVMAGPSRNWIFHNDPDHEWIIERDKKVTNG
- the iolE gene encoding myo-inosose-2 dehydratase, with the protein product MNKNNNAVTASKVRIGINPLTWTNDDLPSLGADTPLEVCLTEARQAGYSGVELGNKFPRDPAVLGPILKEHDLDLVSGWYSARLMKRSAEEEIAAMQDHLTLLKTLGAKVMVFAEVTNCIHGDQSVPLSQRPGMTEAQWAEYAQRITQVADYMAEQGVKLAYHHHMGTVIETAEEVDKLMAMTSDNVGLLLDTGHITFAGGNPLEMAKKHAKRIVHVHCKDVRPTILRENLNRDSAFLNAVLDGVYTVPGDGCIDYTPIFDVLNAVNYQGWIVVEAEQDPAIAHPLTYATMGYQYLSSHLEQVGFKI
- the iolD gene encoding 3D-(3,5/4)-trihydroxycyclohexane-1,2-dione acylhydrolase (decyclizing) gives rise to the protein METIRLTMAQALVKHLQAQYTLIDGEEVPLFGGAWAIFGHGNVAGIGEALAQVKEEFTTFRAHNEQGMALAACAFAKQYRRQRIMACTTSIGPGALNMVTAAGLAMANRLPVLLLPGDVFATRTPDPVLQQVEHFNDPSMSVNDCFRPVSRYFDRMNRPEQLITSLPVAINTMLDPISCGPATLALPQDVQTMAYDYPVSFFTKKVHGLRRNRADLQQLSEAIEALKQAKKPLMVLGGGVHYSQALPEIQAFVETHCIPACETQAGKGALPWDHPWHLGAVGVTGSSAANAAAQEADLVMAVGTRLQDFTSASRTLFANPDCTLLSLNSAPFDAEKHNALPLVGDAKTTLQELESQLTQWHSDSAWQTQVTKWNNAWLAAVDKATALPSQANDSAYLPTDANVIGVINRQAQANTTIVQAAGGLPGELHKLWRTSDDLGYHLEYGFSCMGYEIAGGLGVKMATPERDVIIMVGDGSYLMLNSEIATSVMLGLKLTIVVLDNRGYACINRLQNACGGEPFNNLLQDCHTVEAGAPKTDFAAHAKALGADSEQVACLAELETALQRARASQKTYLIAIDTDPMPSTEEGGAWWDVAVPEVSSRQQVWEAHQGYQEAKRKQPY
- a CDS encoding bifunctional 5-dehydro-2-deoxygluconokinase/5-dehydro-2-deoxyphosphogluconate aldolase; translated protein: MKIKTLDVICLGRAAVDLYSEQIGAPLEDVNSFKKYLGGSSANIAFGAARMGLKSAMLTRVGDEHMGRFVRSELSRVGVDVSHVVTDQDRLTGLVLLGIKDQDTFPLIFYRENCADMAISEEDFDEDFIASAKALLITGTHFSTESTDKTARKAIEYAKANDTKVIIDIDYRPVLWGLTGRGEGENRFVSDEAVTQHIMSILPLCDLIVGTEEEFHIAGGCEDTIECLKQIRQVSTAELVVKRGALGCSVFKGEIPDTLDEGITRYGVTVDVLNVLGAGDAFLSGYLRAWINQESTENACDYANACGAIVVSRHGCAPAMPSLEELDYYLIHRDDISRPDLDPVLNYLHRVTTQRIERQGEGKDWQDMCILAFDHRRQFVDMCREAGAPISRVSRAKELILQAACEGSQTLGETVGGTGILADGTFAQDVLNDITSKDHWIARPVEMPSSRPLRFELGNNVGQAIATWPANHIVKCLVFYHPDDEVNLRSEQEQKVMDLYRACCTTGHELLLEIIPPAGSNLDDETLSRSIERFYNLGVFPDWWKLPSPSKAAWQNIDDIIKARAPYCRGVVLLGLDAPVEELKAGFNAAAGQDVCKGFAIGRTIFSAPTKAWLRNDINDAEFVAQVKSNYLEMSEYWRQRNEAGKSL